The following coding sequences lie in one Streptomyces ortus genomic window:
- a CDS encoding helix-turn-helix transcriptional regulator yields the protein MGVYDGRPVTGRDGEIREVTRTLLSTGDTARVLLIVGAAGTGKTTVLEHARRAAVEEGARVLRLRCHADASTPGATALADGVHSALAKVHRRRNTARVGGARRAARQPIAQHGELTQLAALSEALTEAARDTPFALVVDDVEHLPSATAAALGLLIRVFRPAGVPMALAGRPVHPRDGGVSQLTSAADRLLELPPLRPTDVEALMEHVLGRPVEPALVTAVLRALGPMAGTPEAVLSVLDSMDGHGGFLELGGHVCLTEPEQALRLTTDVAQLKRLCWPGEPPDAAGLDGAAAVARALEHAEIRFADLHRLKPGGPRRAGLVDRTLTPLVEEGILTVDEDGRASFAVPALAAALRALPTHHDVASLHALITRSLSDRLGAETAGGGHPCLADHVTAAGTELDDALAVDVLLAAARTDARSDWPRSVRAYSSALRRLTPYDRRTTGVLYESAELSLRHADHPGALALGEPLLARLYASSAERTTGPGTSTSTWAGSDVPQGSGGQDGRQAHGRLGYVTEVWALAALHEHRLPHTHDSGTSDTSPPQHLAAVREFAALAGPYGIVGAVRPPAGEDRPRVRRPVAGHRPGTGPLPSPAELRLLAAASGGHTELLRALNALPPEANSTHTVDRLRHAATHADLADALAAVLGDRYTGAGDSTAARHHAMVRRYLEGDWDGALSAARRIEARSRTRGTAAATAQGARALAAEIHCARGELGHARAWLELIPDGVTHPLVGWARLGLRYWSGGAAQALQEAREDVRRARGSGLLSGIEKVLLRHLSYALLEGLPEVMGRTLEEMETLHEEVGSALTRETVQLGRGLVHGDVDGALAALRSVDGRGDVYMGLLCRLCLVEIDDDSDRRLAEASYLAQSLGIGRATRTTLGHMARRRSLVLPRVRPARDRLSEADVRLTVLVSDGATNRQIAARLASSEKTVERRLTQLFQRTGCRSRAELAAAWLDGSLADRGLVPDGVPGTVR from the coding sequence GTGGGCGTGTATGACGGCCGGCCTGTCACAGGCCGCGACGGCGAGATCCGGGAGGTGACCCGGACCCTGCTGTCCACCGGTGACACGGCCCGTGTCCTGCTGATCGTCGGTGCCGCCGGAACGGGCAAGACCACCGTGCTGGAACACGCTCGGCGAGCGGCGGTCGAGGAGGGCGCCAGGGTCCTGCGGCTGCGCTGTCACGCCGACGCGAGCACGCCCGGTGCCACCGCCCTGGCCGACGGCGTCCACAGCGCGCTGGCCAAGGTCCACCGCCGCCGGAACACGGCCCGCGTCGGCGGCGCCCGCCGAGCGGCACGCCAACCCATCGCGCAACACGGCGAGTTGACCCAGCTCGCCGCCCTGAGTGAAGCGCTCACGGAGGCCGCCCGCGACACCCCGTTCGCGCTGGTCGTCGACGACGTCGAACACCTGCCGTCGGCCACGGCCGCCGCCCTCGGCCTGCTGATACGTGTCTTCCGCCCGGCCGGTGTGCCGATGGCGCTGGCCGGCCGACCGGTGCACCCGAGAGATGGCGGAGTTTCCCAACTGACCTCTGCGGCCGACCGGTTGCTCGAACTGCCGCCGCTACGTCCCACCGACGTCGAGGCCCTGATGGAGCACGTGCTCGGCCGCCCGGTCGAACCGGCACTGGTGACGGCGGTGCTGCGCGCGCTGGGCCCGATGGCGGGCACCCCCGAGGCCGTACTCTCGGTGCTGGACTCGATGGACGGGCACGGCGGCTTCCTCGAACTGGGCGGCCATGTCTGCCTGACCGAGCCGGAGCAGGCACTGCGGCTCACCACGGACGTGGCACAGCTGAAGCGGCTCTGCTGGCCCGGCGAGCCGCCGGACGCCGCCGGCCTGGACGGGGCCGCGGCGGTGGCCCGCGCCCTGGAACACGCCGAGATACGGTTCGCCGATCTGCACCGGCTGAAGCCGGGCGGCCCCCGCCGGGCCGGTCTCGTCGACCGGACCCTGACACCGCTGGTCGAGGAGGGGATCCTGACCGTGGACGAGGACGGCCGGGCGTCGTTCGCCGTCCCGGCGCTCGCGGCGGCGCTGCGCGCCCTGCCCACCCACCACGACGTCGCGTCCCTGCACGCCCTGATCACCAGGTCGCTGAGCGACCGGCTCGGCGCGGAGACCGCGGGGGGCGGCCATCCCTGCCTCGCCGATCATGTGACCGCCGCCGGGACCGAACTGGACGACGCGCTCGCGGTGGACGTGCTGCTGGCGGCGGCCCGTACGGACGCCAGGTCCGACTGGCCGCGGTCGGTCCGCGCCTACTCCTCGGCGCTGCGACGCCTGACTCCGTACGACCGCAGGACGACCGGTGTGCTCTACGAGTCCGCCGAACTGAGCCTGCGTCACGCCGACCATCCCGGCGCGCTGGCCCTGGGCGAACCCCTGCTCGCCCGCCTGTACGCCTCCTCCGCCGAGCGGACCACCGGTCCCGGCACAAGCACCAGCACTTGGGCCGGAAGCGACGTCCCGCAGGGAAGCGGCGGGCAGGACGGGCGTCAGGCCCATGGTCGGCTGGGATACGTCACCGAAGTGTGGGCCCTGGCGGCGCTGCACGAACACCGGTTGCCGCACACCCACGACTCCGGCACCTCGGACACCAGCCCTCCGCAACACCTGGCCGCGGTGCGGGAGTTCGCGGCGCTGGCCGGTCCGTACGGGATCGTCGGGGCCGTACGCCCCCCGGCAGGCGAGGACCGCCCGAGGGTGCGCCGGCCGGTCGCCGGCCACCGGCCCGGAACCGGGCCGCTCCCCTCCCCCGCCGAACTACGGCTGCTCGCCGCCGCGTCGGGCGGGCACACGGAGCTGCTGCGGGCACTGAACGCCCTGCCACCGGAGGCGAACAGCACGCACACCGTGGACCGGCTGCGGCACGCGGCCACCCACGCGGACCTCGCCGACGCCCTGGCCGCCGTGCTCGGAGACCGCTACACGGGGGCGGGGGACAGCACCGCCGCGCGCCACCACGCCATGGTGCGCCGCTATCTGGAGGGTGACTGGGACGGGGCTCTCTCGGCCGCCCGCCGGATCGAGGCGCGCAGCCGGACCCGTGGCACGGCAGCCGCCACCGCGCAGGGCGCCCGTGCTCTGGCGGCCGAGATCCACTGTGCGCGAGGGGAGTTGGGGCACGCCCGGGCATGGTTGGAGCTCATTCCCGACGGTGTGACCCATCCCCTGGTCGGCTGGGCCAGGTTGGGGTTGCGGTACTGGTCGGGCGGGGCGGCCCAGGCACTTCAGGAGGCGCGCGAGGACGTACGGCGGGCCCGTGGGAGCGGTCTGCTGTCGGGCATCGAGAAGGTGCTGCTGCGGCACCTGTCGTACGCCCTGCTGGAGGGCTTGCCCGAGGTCATGGGCCGGACGCTGGAGGAAATGGAAACGCTGCACGAGGAGGTGGGCTCCGCCCTGACCCGCGAGACGGTGCAGCTGGGGCGGGGCCTGGTGCACGGAGACGTGGACGGCGCGCTGGCCGCCCTGCGGTCGGTCGACGGGCGCGGTGATGTGTACATGGGCCTGCTCTGCCGGCTGTGCCTGGTGGAGATCGACGACGACTCCGACCGGCGGCTGGCCGAGGCCTCGTATCTCGCGCAGTCGCTGGGGATCGGGCGCGCCACCCGTACGACACTGGGTCACATGGCGCGGCGGCGCAGTCTCGTACTGCCGAGGGTGCGGCCGGCCAGGGACCGGTTGAGCGAGGCGGACGTCAGGCTGACGGTGCTGGTCAGCGACGGGGCGACGAACCGGCAGATCGCGGCACGGCTGGCGTCGAGCGAGAAGACCGTGGAGCGGCGGCTGACACAGCTGTTCCAGCGCACCGGGTGCCGCTCGCGGGCCGAACTGGCCGCGGCCTGGCTGGACGGCAGCCTCGCCGACCGCGGCCTGGTGCCGGACGGTGTGCCCGGCACCGTTCGGTAG